CACTAGGTTACCAAATCTTCCTTCGCTAACACCTCTTCTTGATTCAGATTATCAAAGGGCATAACATAGTCATGGGACTCCCATATAAAGTGATTACAACCCCAATACTTCTGATCTTCCCTTTGCACTTGGTGGACAAAGAGGCACTGACACCAGTTAGAATAGGTTCTCCTTCTATAACCTTATGAAATGGACCTTTGGATTTTGAGGATTCACCAGGAGAAAATGGTATTTTAGATTCTTCCATATATCCATGTAAATGCCAAAGATTTTATATTCCTTGCAAAATTAAAGCATCACCTATCCAAGAAGCGGGTCCTTCGAAGTACGAGATACAGAAAACCGATAAAAAAGAGACTTAATGAAAGGCTCCTTACCCTGGTACTCACACCAGTGTTGAAATAACTTAGCAAAGGCCTAGCAAGACATGTGCAATTAGGAAATATCAATTTTCATACGCCTCGACAACTCCTCCTCAAACCCACTAATTGGTAACCTGGACTTCATTCGAGTAAAGAGACACTCACATAAAGGAACATAGCACCTGTCAAAATAACTGTAAACCCTCTTGCCAGCATTGACATGTAAGACTAACTAGTCTGAAGAAGGACCCACTTATACCCGAGCTTCCTCCATAAAGTACTATCAAAGAAAGAAATTGTTCCCACGAGTTCAAGATACACCCAATGGTACATTCGAGCATCTGTCATCTCCACCAAGTATGTAAATCCATGTTTGACTATTTATTCCTGATTGTCATGCAAAAGGTAATGCTTACCAAAAGCTACATTTGTACTCCTAAAAATAATATGATCCATAAGCTTTATATCACTAGGGTCCAAGCCATCAACCGTCCTGAAAGTATTGGTGAAAAAGAGTGCATGTCACTTATCTCGAATCGTAATAGCTACATCTGAACCCGTATAAGAACTGATGGAGGAGGCAAGACGAGAAACCACATCCCTAAAATATAGATTATTGGAGTTCCACTCTCCATATTCTTCGGAAGTACTCAGAGGATCGTCACCACTCTCTCCAAAACCCCCTCCAGATCCAGAACTATCACTCAACACAATAAAGTTAGGATGTGGTCGTTAACTTCTAAAGGTTAAGCAGTTTGGACATTAAAGTTCTCATAAATCTTTGATACTAGAGAATCTCCCCCATCAACTCCATTTATATTCTCATGGTCATTTTCTAAGTTGATCATAGTGAATGTTAGAAAGATAAATAGTTAATGTAAGGGAAAGGGCTAGAAATGGTACCAGTGTAAGAAGTGAAGCAAAAAGATTGCTAAAGACAAGAAGAACTTGATAATGGGGATGAATTAGGAATAATAGACCCAATAATAAGGAAAATATGGCAAGAGGACGAATCATTAGAGcttaagagaagaagaagaagaaagggttCACAAAGAATATAAAGTTCAAATATGATAGGTAACATAAATTGTTTGAAAGGTCAAATCAACCTTTATATAATGAAAAGGATTGAGTGACTCAACACTAcagaataaaagaaaacacaaggaGAAAAATTAATGGTTCATATGACACCTCGAAAATGTAACGACACTTGAGTGCACTCGAGTATTCTAGGGGAAAGTATCACGCCCTAACCTATGAACCTAGGTCAACATGTAAAGATAACACGTGAAACATCTCAATGATGAGATTGACATTTGATGAAGTTGTCTCAAAAACTTTTTCTACTTATCAACACAGGACCTCAGTTAAAAGTACTCGGCCTAGTTTCTTAAAAGGTTTCCGGTGCATCACACCACAACAAACCTTGGAGGCAACTGTTATGGGCCGACCATTGGCCCTATATGTTATAGGTTCAATATTTTCCCGTTGCATAAACTAACTTAAATCTATAATTCACTATATTCTCTTAATTCACAAACTAAGTGTTAATATTACAAGTTCATCTCATGCAACCGCATTAGAACATCTCTCATCACCGTATTGATAATATGCAAAAACAATTCTAACTCCAGACCAGAAAAGACTTAATTCAACTATCTTCCTAAACCAAACCATGTAAGTGTCCTACTTGTACACACAAAAATTAGTCTATATACACAAATTCAAAGTCAAATCTCAAAGTCAAATGtactatttttaaaattgagCATATCTAGTTAGAGACCAACTAGTGTTTGTACCAAAATAAGACAGTATCTAGTGTTGTTTATTCCCATTCCAAATAGAGTGCATCAACTCCGGAAGAAAGACAGACCGCCCTTCTGTCCTTCCTCCTTTCTTCTCCATCTCACCTTTTTGAGTTGACCTCTTCCAACAATAGAATTCTCCATTCTCCATTTCCTATTTTTATCTTTCCCATCCCAAAACCCTATTTCATTCTCTGTCCCCTTTCCCCTTTTCAGTTAAACGGTTAAAAaaaccttctttttcttctctgtcaaaaaaaaaaaaaaccatcttCACCCAATTTCGTTTTCCCTTCAAATTTCACTTTTTTCCATCTGGGTCGTTCCCAATTCCATCAAAACCTAAAAGGGTATAATCAAAATTCGAAATTTGAAGCTTTTGTTATATGGATCAAAACGAAGAAGCGATTGCGAAAAGCGAAAACTCGTTAAGCTTTTCACCGATAAAGAGTCACAGATCGTGGCTTGAAGTTCGTCTCTTCTACGTTCGAATTTCACCTTGCGTAATCGACAGCGCTCCCGAATGTTTAACCCTATGTTACCCGAAACGCGAAGTTGGTTTCTCTCTTGTGATCAACGGTTCTCCGATTCCTGCAATTGATTCCGCGCCGCCGCTTCCTCTCCGCCGTGACCGTGTCGACAAGGAGTTTGCGGAGGTTACATACGTCAGCACGGATAATGTGAGGATCACGGGTGGTGCTGAATTTGAGGTGTATGAGAAGGATGGGTTGTTTCTTTGTGGGTCGTTGGAACGGTTGGATACGGATTGGGGGAATGGGTCGGGTTGGGAGATGGATTGTCATGTGGCGGCGGGGTCGATTGGGTCGGGTTCGTCGGCGTTTTTTCGGCCGAAGCTCGGGGTTTCGGCTCCGTCGGTTGAGGTTTATGTGGCGGGGTGTTGTTCGGGTGTGCCTGTGATTTTGAGTAAGACGATTTCGATGAGTCCGAGGAGGAGAGTTCCTAGGCATGCTATTTTGGATGCTATTCCTGAAGATGAGGAGATGAATGTTATAGAGAAGGATCATGgtaatagtatgaatggattgaTTCCACACCCCAAATTGCaggtatttttgtttttttatttttgtttgagaAGCTTTTTATCATTTAGTATGAATTACGAATTCTCAATTTGAATGAGTAGGTTTGGTTTATTTGTTGAGTTTGATGACTATGCATTGGCATTGTGAAAAAGCTTGAAGTTTATCCAATTGTAGATTATTGTGATTGTGATGTTGTCACATTTTGTCCAATGCTCTTTTAAGATCAAAAATCACTTTTGATTGAAATAATCACTTTTTATTATAAAGTGTTGTCTGTCGCGGCACTATATATTGCAGTGGAATTTGATCAAACAACTCTATTACATGATCTGCGATTGATCACTTTGGTAGATTAGGATCCTCGGCATGTCAAAGTTATTGCTTAGAAACGATACGCTGAATTTTAACATTGCATTGTTATCACACACACTCGCACCTTTAATTGCAGCTATCTGGCTACACTATAAAGGTTAGAGATTTTGATTTTTCATTTGTTTACAAGCTGTTTATATCAAGGAAGTATTCTGATGGCATAGCTATAGTAGTGTTAATATGTCAAGTTCATAATGAGTCTTGTTTGTAGTGGTAGTAATATGGATTTGATTCTACGTTTAGAATGCCTTAGACGTGCGTATTCGATGAAGCTGCATTTTGTAGCTTCTAGTTTTTCATGTTGGAAATGCCTCGTAATGCGAGAAATGAATTAGATGTGTGTATACAATGAAGCTGCATTTTGTAGCTTCTAGTTTTTCATGTTGGAAGTACCCCGTAATGCGAGAAATGAATGTGTGATGAGTTTCCAAACATATACTTATACTGCAATCCAGTCCAGTACTTTCACTACCTAATAAAAATGAATCTCCAATTTGGTTCCTGCAATTGTAGGTCATTGTTAGGGTAGTTCCTTAAATAAGAGAGATTCACACCAAAAAAAAGGTCACGAAACTGTTAAGTGTCAATCATTTTAGTCCAGATATTATGTATGTTGTAAAAATTATATAAACTGTACAAAAAATTCAATATAGCATCCATCCCAGGCCACCAGCTTCTATCTCTGTAGCATTTTTGGGTTATTCACGCCACCAGCTTCTATCTCTGTAGCATTTTTGGGTTATTTGCTCTTCTATGCTATTTGAGGTTTATATCGTAGCACTGCCTTCTGTATGCAATTATGTCATCACTAAAATGATTCACCTTTCTAGTTTTTATTGGTTACTAAGTACTATGTTCATTTCATAGTCCGTTTATATATCGGTAGTTACTGGTCTAACTTCACTATCGTATCTGAGTCTTAGGATTTCTTAAATGCTGATTGTTTTTCCATTGATGATATCTTGCAGATAACGGGGTCTGCAGGGTCAGAAGTTGATGATTATGATCTTGAAGGGAAGATGGCGAATGGTTTCTACTCTCAAGAAATGTATCTTGGCGAGGACGGACAACTCACATGGTTCAATGCCGGAGTTAGAGTTGGTGTCGGGATTGGCCTTGGGATGTGCGTAGGGATTGGAATCGGTGTTGGACTACTCATGCGTTCATACCAAACAACAACCAAAAATTTTAGGAGGAGGTTTTTCTAATCGATAAAATAACGAATTTACTGCTCTTGATCAATGAGAAACCAAAAAAGATATACCGGAGTTGGATCAACAACAACTTGAATGCATGAATCGTGAGTGAAAGGCTATGCATGCATCGTTTAGTTTTCGTAGGTTTGGTGCATTCGCTCATGCTTTCATGTATTGAAGTGCTGTTATGCATCCTATGTATCAAGTAGGCTTGAAGTTTGCATTTTATAGAAGATTTATCTGATCCTCCAACAACAACAATAGGTGTGAATGAAAAGGTTTGAGGATGGATACTATGGTTTGTGCCAGCAGGAACAAGTGTTCAATGGCCAGCTTCAAGTTTGAGAGAGGTTTTAAATGTGAGCTTGTACTGATATTTTACTGTTCCTTTGCCTGTagattttttatcaatttatgCAAATTttgatatgtatatattttttctgTTTCCATGATAAGTggcttttttaaataaataaaagaatatacccttttcattttcaattttaatggcaaatataatatattaataaagagTTGAAAACCATCCGAATACAAAAGAGGAAGATATTAGTTAGCACAATAACTGTTAAATAGACcacaacaataaaataaaaacaaaacaaaaaaaggtacacaaagaagaaaaaaaacaaataagcaccAAACAACTAAACACCTTGAAACATCTCATAGAAAAAACACCTATGCAGCTAGAACCACAACCATTGTCTTCGAGTAGATTTCAGATTGTCAGAACCACCATTAACAAATCAAAGACCGCCAAGAGAGAATATAAAACCATGACGATTATCTTCACAATCAAAACAAACACTCTTCTATAGGTTAGAATAGAGGATAGGGTTCAGAAGTCCGTTTATGACCATTATCAACatcataatcaaaacaaacactCTTATATATGTTAAGGTAGATGATAGGGTTCAGAATTCAATCATAGAAAGTATACAAGTTCACCTCTGTTTTACCAATAAACCGTTTtcagataaaaaaatatttctctcCTCCACTCTTTCACAATTGTTAGAACACCGTTAAAAATATCATCATTACAATTACAATTCCTTCAAATAGGCCAAACAAtgaaatcactttttttcttcTTAGTATTGTCTATAACTACACTAATCATGTATCAACCAACCATTTTAGGTTAGTGAATGGAGTTGTTGGTGGGACAAGGAAAATGGATTTAAGGGAGGAATCTAATAAAATTCAAGTCTTGAGAGTAGGAATGAAATCCGATACAATATAGAATATAGTAATGAAAGATAATTTTAGAAAGAAGAAATATTTGTTATGAATTCAACATATTTATTTCGTTCACTTATATGGTTATACATAAACATGTTGATAACAAACTCTATCAATCATTGCATAGAAATAGGGAAAATAGTAACTAATTTTACTAAGATGATAAAATCATTGCATAGAAATAACAAAATAGGAAAATAGTTGATAACTAATTTAGCAACTCTAACATTTTCTTTGATCATCTTCACGTGAAAAACAACTAAAGCAATTGCAAATTCGCTATTAACTGTTGGTGGTGATGTTTCAGAACTAGATCAGATAGATTTGATTCTTGATGGATTATCTTAAGAGTATAACCCGTTTGTTGTGCAAATGTATGGAacaattgaaactttttcttcctATAATGTTGAGGCTTTTCTCTACGTTCAAGAAGCACAACTTGACAAGTTTCAACAGTAATTGGTTGTGGCAACTCTATTAGCAAATGTGGCTCACACAAATCATCAAATGGGTGATGTGTGATCCAACTTCAAGCTCCCATGCCAGAGGACACATATTTCATGGCAGGGCATGGTAGAGGACACTCCTCACCTAGTACTTGACCTATTTTCTAGGTGTGTAGAAAATATGGGCATGTTTTGATAGATTGTTAGCACATGTTTGATGAGAATTGTACACTTGCATCAATTCAGTTGAAATccctaaaatttccaaacagcTCCACTAATAAGTGTGTTGCTTCTAATACTGAACCTTAAGCCATATCTTTGATGTATAATGCTCATGAATACTCATTGCATAAGGACCTTAAAAGCCATACTTGGTTCACTGACTCAGGTGCTTGAGACCATCTTACCTCTAATCCTTGTTTTTTGCACTCTAAGAATTCATATAAAGGCCCGAGTCGTGTCAATGTAGAAAATAGTCAATCTTTAACCATTAATTGTGAAGGCTCTTCTAGTGTTTATACTCATGCTTTTCCTTCCATTTGTATGTCTCTGAATGATATCTTGCTAGTACCTTACATTACTCGCAATCTTagtatcataccccaaaatttgcccataatatttttcagatattttgactcacatgactttcaactgctcaagactaTACAAGATTTGGGCACACTTACCTgactcctaagcaacaagccataactagggttttgcttccctccaagtaaaatcaacttctgatacttcaAGTAGACTTCATGTCCTCTCATATGCCTGATAGTatcctcacatcaaatttcaagctctgattcataggattgctcagtcaactgttcaaatggtcaacagtcgactagtttgacctaaaagtcaactatggtcaaatcacactcaaaactcctgatttttggtcaacataaacatttttattaaaattcatcatttgatcaagggttgatcatgattcatcaagaaaagcttcaaaatcaacaaatgtcccaagtttctaaattagggttttgaactaaaagtcaacccaactttgaccagccataactttcacatggaacatcataaatttcccaaccaaatcctattttgaaggaaattgaattctctacaacttttcctCTTTAAAGACAAGGCCAAagatgcaccatttgagagatatgagccaaaacattacaagtccttctagaagctcgcaaaaagctattttttgtcaggaaCTATATGattaagataaaatcttcaaatgcaaaaa
The DNA window shown above is from Vicia villosa cultivar HV-30 ecotype Madison, WI unplaced genomic scaffold, Vvil1.0 ctg.000364F_1_1, whole genome shotgun sequence and carries:
- the LOC131627479 gene encoding uncharacterized protein At1g01500-like encodes the protein MDQNEEAIAKSENSLSFSPIKSHRSWLEVRLFYVRISPCVIDSAPECLTLCYPKREVGFSLVINGSPIPAIDSAPPLPLRRDRVDKEFAEVTYVSTDNVRITGGAEFEVYEKDGLFLCGSLERLDTDWGNGSGWEMDCHVAAGSIGSGSSAFFRPKLGVSAPSVEVYVAGCCSGVPVILSKTISMSPRRRVPRHAILDAIPEDEEMNVIEKDHGNSMNGLIPHPKLQITGSAGSEVDDYDLEGKMANGFYSQEMYLGEDGQLTWFNAGVRVGVGIGLGMCVGIGIGVGLLMRSYQTTTKNFRRRFF